A genomic segment from Streptosporangium roseum DSM 43021 encodes:
- a CDS encoding LacI family DNA-binding transcriptional regulator, with product MAATIRDVAQASGVHVSTVSRTFSAPHLVNAETRTRVLAVAENLGYRPNRAARALTTGRTHNLGLIVADISNPFFPPLIKAAQAHARARDYHVFVADTDEDPQVEEELIQTLTKQVDGVLLCSPRLSNRAIERLRADVPFVVVNRRVKGMPTILMDVGQGARLAIEHLTRLGHRRIALLSGPGGSWTSGEMREAAAAMDGVDLVILGPNAPTEQGGLAVAAEVIASGATGVLAYNDLVAIGLIEGLYERGVRVPGDISVVGVDDIVSGRLNRPKLTTVAMPTAAAGRMAVDLLLQSVDDGATPTLITLETGLVVRESTGEARS from the coding sequence GTGGCAGCGACGATCAGAGACGTGGCGCAGGCATCGGGAGTCCATGTCTCCACCGTGTCCCGCACCTTCTCGGCGCCTCATCTGGTGAACGCCGAGACGCGCACCCGTGTCCTCGCCGTCGCCGAGAACCTCGGCTACCGCCCCAACCGCGCCGCCCGCGCGCTCACCACGGGCCGGACCCACAATCTCGGCCTGATCGTCGCCGACATCTCCAACCCCTTCTTCCCGCCGCTCATCAAGGCCGCCCAGGCGCACGCCAGGGCGCGCGACTACCACGTCTTCGTGGCCGACACCGACGAGGACCCGCAGGTGGAGGAGGAGCTGATCCAGACCCTCACCAAGCAGGTCGACGGCGTGCTGCTGTGCAGCCCGCGGCTGTCCAACCGGGCCATCGAACGGCTCCGCGCCGACGTGCCGTTCGTCGTGGTGAACCGGCGGGTGAAGGGCATGCCGACCATACTGATGGACGTCGGCCAGGGCGCCCGGCTCGCGATCGAGCACCTGACCCGGCTGGGCCACCGCAGGATCGCCCTGCTCTCCGGGCCGGGCGGCTCGTGGACCAGCGGGGAGATGCGCGAGGCCGCCGCCGCGATGGACGGCGTCGACCTGGTCATCCTCGGCCCCAACGCCCCCACCGAGCAGGGCGGCCTCGCCGTCGCCGCCGAGGTGATCGCCTCCGGCGCCACCGGCGTGCTCGCCTACAACGACCTGGTCGCGATCGGGCTCATCGAGGGGCTCTACGAGCGTGGCGTGCGGGTCCCCGGCGACATCAGCGTGGTCGGCGTCGACGACATCGTGTCCGGCCGGCTGAACCGGCCGAAGCTGACCACCGTGGCCATGCCCACGGCCGCCGCCGGCCGGATGGCCGTGGACCTGCTGCTGCAGTCCGTCGACGACGGCGCCACCCCCACCCTGATCACCCTGGAGACCGGCCTGGTCGTCCGGGAATCCACCGGAGAGGCGCGATCGTGA